A genome region from Yoonia vestfoldensis includes the following:
- a CDS encoding type III pantothenate kinase: MLLAIDCGNTNTVFAIWDGDTFLATWRTSTEWQRTADQYYVWLTTLMRLQNVDVSIDAVIISSTVPRVVFNLRVLADRYFNCRPLVVGKPDCALPVPPRVDIGTQVGPDRLVNTAGAYHRHGGNLIVVDFGTATTFDVVETDGAYVGGVIAPGVNLSLEALHNAAAALPHVDITKPQSVVGTNTVACMQSGVFWGYIGLVREICARIKAERGSDMSVIATGGLAALFQQTETLFDAFEDDLTMHGLTVIHRHNKEIA; the protein is encoded by the coding sequence ATGCTTTTGGCGATTGATTGCGGCAATACCAATACCGTCTTTGCGATCTGGGACGGCGATACATTTCTGGCCACATGGCGCACCAGCACCGAATGGCAGCGCACGGCAGATCAATATTACGTCTGGCTGACCACGTTGATGCGGTTGCAGAATGTCGATGTCAGCATCGATGCGGTGATCATCAGTTCCACCGTGCCGCGGGTGGTGTTCAATCTGCGGGTTCTGGCGGATCGCTATTTCAACTGCCGCCCGCTGGTGGTGGGCAAGCCCGATTGCGCGCTGCCGGTGCCGCCGCGCGTCGATATCGGCACCCAGGTCGGGCCGGACCGTCTGGTCAATACCGCAGGGGCCTATCACCGGCATGGCGGCAATCTGATCGTGGTGGATTTCGGCACTGCGACCACTTTTGATGTGGTCGAAACCGATGGCGCCTATGTCGGCGGGGTGATCGCGCCGGGGGTGAACCTCAGCCTAGAGGCGTTGCATAATGCCGCCGCCGCCCTGCCGCATGTCGATATCACCAAGCCGCAATCCGTGGTCGGCACCAACACTGTCGCCTGCATGCAATCGGGCGTCTTTTGGGGTTACATCGGTCTGGTCCGTGAGATATGCGCAAGGATAAAAGCAGAACGCGGCAGTGACATGTCGGTGATCGCAACAGGTGGCCTCGCGGCCCTGTTTCAGCAGACCGAGACCCTGTTTGACGCGTTCGAAGATGATTTGACGATGCACGGCCTGACCGTCATCCACCGCCATAACAAGGAAATTGCATGA
- a CDS encoding biotin--[acetyl-CoA-carboxylase] ligase, which yields MSTDASSHGPWPAGYDRIMLDRVDSTMAEAARRAPQIDRPTWIIAQTQTAARGRRGRVWQAPAGNLNATLIFKPDASPAAAARRSFLAANALFAALSIYVPAQQLALKWPNDVLLSGGKVAGILLESSGQGGRIDWLSIGLGVNLRHAPEGVTDAAFAPVSLTQMGGWQVDPLDFLTTLATAYAAQEQRLAQMGFAQIRADWLAHAARLGEIITARTMRDEITGTFDTIDDDGNLVLITGTGRCVIAAADIYF from the coding sequence TTGTCAACTGACGCCAGCAGCCACGGGCCTTGGCCCGCAGGCTATGACCGGATCATGCTTGACCGCGTGGACAGCACCATGGCCGAGGCCGCGCGCCGCGCGCCACAGATCGACAGGCCGACATGGATCATCGCGCAGACCCAGACCGCCGCGCGCGGGCGGCGCGGCCGCGTCTGGCAGGCGCCTGCGGGCAATCTGAATGCGACGCTGATCTTCAAACCTGACGCCAGCCCCGCCGCGGCCGCGCGCCGGTCCTTTCTGGCGGCCAATGCGCTGTTTGCGGCCTTGTCGATCTATGTGCCTGCGCAACAGCTGGCGCTGAAATGGCCCAATGATGTGCTGTTGTCGGGGGGCAAGGTGGCGGGCATCCTGCTGGAAAGCAGCGGGCAGGGGGGGCGGATCGATTGGCTGTCCATCGGCCTGGGCGTGAACCTGCGCCATGCGCCAGAGGGTGTGACCGATGCGGCCTTTGCCCCGGTCAGCCTGACACAGATGGGCGGCTGGCAGGTCGATCCGCTGGATTTCCTGACCACGCTGGCCACGGCCTATGCCGCCCAGGAACAGCGGCTGGCCCAGATGGGCTTTGCCCAGATCAGGGCCGATTGGCTGGCCCATGCCGCGCGTTTGGGCGAAATCATCACCGCCCGCACCATGCGCGACGAGATCACCGGCACCTTTGACACGATCGACGATGATGGCAATCTGGTGCTGATCACGGGCACGGGCCGATGCGTGATCGCGGCGGCGGATATCTATTTCTAG
- the nuoN gene encoding NADH-quinone oxidoreductase subunit NuoN, giving the protein MIGADIQILMPEVVLSVYAMAALLGAVYTTKDGAASLLTWMTAGLFVLVAIAIGVNGQGTHIAFGGMFVDDGFARFAKITILISAAVVLLISEGYMLRRGLLRFEYPVLITLAVVGMMVMVSAGDLMALYMGLELQSLAMYVIASLRRDSAKSTEAGLKYFVLGALSSGLLLYGASLTYGFAGTTLFAGIIAAAEGGASLGLLFGMVFLIAGFAFKVSAAPFHMWTPDVYEGAPTPITAFMATAPKVAAVVLFARVVHDAFGGIVGDWQQIVAFLALVSMFLGAIAAIGQNNIKRLMAYSSISHMGFALMGLAAGTVGGVQAMLIYMVIYVTMNIGTFALILSMEKDGRPVTDVTALKSHAKRQPLMALVMLVMMFSLAGVPPMLGFFGKYAVLLAAYEGGLAWLAVAGVIASVISAFYYLRIVYYMYFGEDTQALDGRMPPVLWLTAVVAAVIVGLAWVPGVNLFGLNPMAAAAAATLVN; this is encoded by the coding sequence ATGATTGGCGCTGATATCCAGATCCTGATGCCCGAGGTCGTGCTGTCGGTCTATGCGATGGCGGCCCTGCTGGGGGCGGTCTATACGACCAAGGACGGGGCCGCATCCTTGCTGACATGGATGACGGCGGGCCTGTTCGTGCTGGTCGCCATCGCCATCGGGGTGAACGGGCAGGGCACGCATATCGCCTTTGGCGGCATGTTCGTCGATGACGGTTTCGCCCGTTTCGCCAAGATCACCATCCTGATCTCGGCCGCTGTCGTGCTGCTGATCAGCGAAGGCTATATGCTGCGGCGCGGGCTGTTGCGCTTTGAATATCCGGTGCTGATCACGCTGGCCGTCGTGGGCATGATGGTCATGGTCAGCGCGGGCGATCTGATGGCGCTTTACATGGGGTTGGAACTGCAATCGCTGGCGATGTATGTCATCGCATCGCTGCGTCGCGACAGCGCCAAATCGACCGAGGCCGGTCTGAAATATTTCGTGCTGGGCGCGCTGTCATCGGGTCTGCTGCTTTATGGCGCCTCGCTGACCTATGGCTTTGCTGGCACGACGCTTTTCGCGGGCATCATCGCGGCGGCCGAAGGTGGGGCATCGCTGGGGCTGTTGTTCGGCATGGTCTTTTTGATCGCGGGTTTCGCGTTCAAAGTCTCGGCCGCACCGTTCCACATGTGGACGCCCGATGTTTACGAAGGCGCGCCAACCCCGATCACCGCCTTTATGGCGACAGCGCCCAAGGTGGCAGCGGTCGTGCTGTTTGCCCGCGTGGTGCATGACGCTTTTGGCGGGATCGTCGGGGATTGGCAGCAGATCGTGGCCTTCCTTGCGCTGGTCTCGATGTTTCTGGGGGCGATTGCGGCTATCGGGCAGAATAATATCAAGCGGCTGATGGCCTATTCCTCGATCTCGCATATGGGTTTCGCGCTGATGGGGCTGGCTGCGGGCACCGTTGGCGGCGTGCAGGCGATGCTGATCTATATGGTGATCTATGTGACGATGAATATCGGCACCTTTGCCCTGATCCTGTCGATGGAAAAGGATGGACGGCCCGTCACCGATGTCACGGCGCTGAAATCCCATGCCAAGCGCCAGCCGCTGATGGCGCTGGTGATGCTGGTGATGATGTTCAGCCTTGCAGGCGTGCCGCCGATGCTGGGGTTCTTTGGCAAATATGCCGTGCTGCTGGCCGCCTATGAAGGCGGTTTGGCCTGGCTGGCGGTGGCGGGTGTGATCGCCTCGGTGATCAGCGCGTTTTATTACCTGCGCATCGTCTATTACATGTATTTCGGCGAAGATACGCAGGCGCTGGACGGGCGGATGCCGCCGGTCTTGTGGCTGACAGCGGTGGTTGCGGCGGTGATCGTGGGGCTGGCTTGGGTGCCGGGTGTCAACCTCTTCGGGTTGAACCCGATGGCGGCTGCGGCGGCTGCGACGCTTGTCAACTGA
- a CDS encoding NADH-quinone oxidoreductase subunit M, whose product MGNILTLTTFLPVLGAVILALGLRGDDAAAQRNAKWVALVTTIVTFICSLFILTNFDPNNTDFQMVETADWIMGLQYKMGVDGISILFVMLTTFLMPLVIASCWTVTTRVKEYMIAFLILETLMLGVFLALDLVLFYLFFEAGLIPMFLIIGIWGGKDRIYASFKFFLYTFLGSVLMLVAMVAMFSEAGTTDIPVLMTHTFGTETFSLLGVQILGGMQTLLWLAFFASFAVKMPMWPVHTWLPDAHVQAPTAGSVVLAAILLKMGGYGFLRFSLPMFPVGSEVMAPLVLWLSAIAIVYTSLVALVQADMKKLIAYSSVAHMGFVTMGIFTFNQQGLDGAIFQMISHGFISGALFLCVGVIYDRMHTREIDAYGGLVNRMPAYALIFLFFTMANVGLPGTSGFVGEFLTLLGVFQVNTWVALVATSGVIFSAAYALWLYRRVVLGDLIKESLRSITDMTGRERMIFAPLVVMTLLLGVYPALVLDMIGPSVAALIDNYDAALAAFDAASQVAANEGS is encoded by the coding sequence ATGGGCAATATCCTGACGCTGACGACCTTTCTGCCCGTGCTGGGCGCGGTCATTCTGGCACTTGGGCTGCGCGGCGATGATGCGGCGGCCCAGCGCAATGCCAAATGGGTGGCGCTGGTCACGACAATCGTCACCTTTATCTGTTCTTTGTTCATCCTGACGAATTTCGACCCCAACAACACCGATTTCCAGATGGTGGAAACCGCCGATTGGATCATGGGGCTGCAATACAAGATGGGCGTGGACGGGATTTCGATCCTGTTCGTGATGCTGACGACCTTCCTGATGCCGCTGGTGATCGCGTCCTGCTGGACCGTCACCACACGGGTGAAGGAATATATGATCGCCTTCCTGATCCTGGAAACGCTGATGCTGGGCGTGTTCCTGGCGCTGGATCTGGTGCTGTTCTACCTGTTCTTCGAGGCCGGTCTGATCCCGATGTTCCTGATCATCGGCATCTGGGGCGGCAAGGATAGGATCTACGCGTCCTTCAAATTCTTCCTTTATACCTTCCTTGGCTCTGTGCTGATGCTGGTCGCCATGGTGGCGATGTTCAGCGAAGCGGGGACCACTGATATCCCGGTACTGATGACCCATACATTCGGCACCGAGACGTTCAGCCTGCTGGGCGTGCAGATCCTGGGCGGGATGCAGACGCTGCTGTGGCTGGCGTTCTTCGCCAGTTTCGCGGTCAAGATGCCGATGTGGCCGGTCCATACCTGGTTGCCTGACGCCCATGTGCAGGCGCCGACGGCCGGGTCTGTCGTGCTGGCGGCGATCCTGCTGAAAATGGGCGGTTACGGTTTCCTGCGCTTCAGCCTGCCGATGTTCCCCGTCGGGTCAGAGGTCATGGCCCCGCTGGTGCTGTGGCTGTCGGCCATTGCGATTGTCTATACATCCTTGGTGGCGCTGGTGCAGGCCGATATGAAAAAGCTGATCGCCTATTCATCCGTCGCCCATATGGGGTTCGTGACCATGGGGATTTTCACCTTTAACCAGCAGGGTCTGGACGGGGCGATTTTCCAGATGATCAGCCACGGTTTCATCTCTGGCGCGCTGTTTCTCTGTGTCGGTGTGATCTATGATCGGATGCATACGCGCGAGATTGATGCCTATGGCGGTCTGGTGAACCGGATGCCCGCCTATGCGCTGATTTTCCTGTTCTTCACCATGGCCAATGTGGGCCTGCCCGGCACATCTGGGTTCGTGGGTGAATTCCTGACGCTGCTTGGCGTGTTCCAGGTCAATACCTGGGTGGCGCTGGTGGCGACATCGGGCGTGATCTTTTCGGCCGCCTATGCGCTGTGGCTTTATCGCCGCGTGGTGCTGGGCGATCTGATCAAGGAAAGCCTGCGTTCCATCACCGATATGACAGGGCGCGAACGCATGATCTTTGCGCCGCTGGTGGTGATGACGCTGCTGTTGGGGGTCTATCCCGCGCTGGTGCTGGATATGATCGGGCCAAGCGTTGCGGCGCTGATTGACAATTATGACGCGGCCTTGGCGGCTTTTGACGCTGCCAGCCAAGTCGCTGCGAATGAGGGAAGCTGA
- the nuoL gene encoding NADH-quinone oxidoreductase subunit L, translated as MESIILFAPLVGAILCGFGWKIIGETTAQWTATSLLFLAAILSWVLFLTFDPSLHDNGRYSVSILRWIDSGTLTSDWAIRMDRLTAIMLVVITTVSALVHLYSFGYMAHDENFKEHESYRPRFFAYLSFFTFAMLMLVTADNLLQLFFGWEGVGVASYLLIGFYYRKPSANAAAIKAFVVNRVGDFGFLLGIFGLYLLADSIKFDDIFAAVPTIADTTITFLWRDWNAANLIAFLLFIGAMGKSAQLFLHTWLPDAMEGPTPVSALIHAATMVTAGVFLVCRMSPLMEYAPEAMSFVVFLGATTAFFAATVGLVQNDIKRVIAYSTCSQLGYMFVAAGLGVYSVAMFHLLTHAFFKAMLFLGAGSVIHAMHHEQDMRNYGGLRHKIPQTFWMMMVGTLAITGVGIPLLYVGFPIGFAGFVSKDAIIESAYAGTAGGYAFWMLVMAAAMTSFYSWRLMFLTFFGTPRGDKHTHDHAHDAPRSMLVPLYVLAIGAIFSGMVWYGGFFGSNAKVGAFFGVPYAAEESADPHAYPHYNLVGAPGEGAIHAREGNHVLNDAHEVATWVRLAPFFAMLGGLALAWQMYIRRPEWPAQLARQQAPLYNFLLNKWYFDELYQVIFVRPALALGRFLWKQGDTKTIDGGINGIAMGIIPFFTRLAGRAQSGYLFTYAFAMVLGITVLLTIVTLSGGWN; from the coding sequence ATGGAAAGTATCATTCTTTTTGCCCCGCTGGTCGGTGCGATCCTTTGCGGCTTTGGCTGGAAGATCATTGGCGAAACCACCGCCCAATGGACCGCCACCAGCCTGTTGTTTCTGGCCGCGATCCTGTCCTGGGTCCTGTTCCTGACCTTCGATCCGTCGCTGCATGACAATGGCCGCTATAGCGTGTCGATCCTGCGCTGGATCGACAGTGGCACGCTGACATCGGATTGGGCGATCCGCATGGACCGGCTGACCGCGATCATGCTGGTCGTGATCACGACGGTATCGGCGCTCGTGCATCTGTATTCCTTCGGCTACATGGCCCATGACGAGAATTTCAAAGAACACGAAAGCTATCGCCCACGGTTCTTTGCCTATCTGTCGTTCTTCACCTTTGCGATGCTGATGCTGGTGACGGCGGACAATCTGTTGCAGCTGTTTTTCGGCTGGGAAGGTGTGGGCGTCGCGTCTTACCTGCTGATCGGGTTCTATTACCGCAAACCCAGCGCCAATGCCGCCGCGATCAAGGCTTTCGTGGTCAACCGGGTGGGGGATTTCGGCTTTCTGTTGGGGATTTTCGGGCTGTATCTGCTGGCTGACAGTATCAAGTTTGACGATATTTTCGCCGCCGTGCCAACGATTGCCGACACCACGATCACCTTTCTGTGGCGGGATTGGAATGCCGCCAATCTGATCGCTTTCTTGCTGTTCATCGGCGCGATGGGCAAATCGGCGCAATTGTTCCTGCACACCTGGCTGCCCGATGCGATGGAAGGGCCGACGCCTGTCTCCGCGCTGATCCATGCCGCGACCATGGTCACGGCGGGGGTGTTCCTTGTCTGCCGCATGTCGCCGTTGATGGAATATGCGCCCGAGGCGATGTCTTTCGTTGTTTTCCTGGGTGCCACGACCGCGTTTTTTGCCGCGACCGTGGGTCTGGTGCAGAATGACATCAAACGCGTCATCGCCTATTCGACCTGTTCGCAGCTGGGCTATATGTTTGTCGCCGCAGGCCTTGGCGTCTATTCGGTCGCGATGTTCCACCTGCTGACCCATGCGTTTTTCAAGGCGATGCTGTTTCTTGGGGCCGGGTCGGTCATTCATGCGATGCATCATGAACAGGATATGCGCAATTATGGCGGGCTGCGGCACAAGATCCCGCAGACTTTCTGGATGATGATGGTCGGCACTTTGGCGATCACCGGCGTGGGGATTCCGCTGCTTTATGTGGGCTTTCCCATCGGCTTTGCCGGTTTCGTGTCCAAGGATGCGATTATCGAGAGCGCCTATGCCGGCACCGCGGGCGGCTATGCGTTCTGGATGCTGGTGATGGCCGCGGCAATGACCAGTTTCTACAGCTGGCGGCTGATGTTCCTGACCTTTTTCGGCACGCCGCGCGGCGATAAACATACGCATGACCATGCGCATGACGCGCCCCGCAGCATGCTGGTGCCGCTTTATGTGCTGGCCATTGGGGCGATCTTCAGCGGCATGGTCTGGTATGGCGGTTTCTTTGGCTCGAATGCCAAGGTCGGGGCCTTTTTCGGCGTGCCCTATGCCGCCGAGGAAAGCGCTGATCCGCATGCCTATCCGCATTACAACCTGGTCGGCGCGCCGGGCGAGGGTGCGATCCATGCGCGCGAGGGCAATCATGTGCTCAATGATGCGCATGAGGTTGCCACATGGGTCCGTCTGGCCCCGTTCTTTGCAATGCTGGGCGGGCTGGCTTTGGCTTGGCAGATGTATATCCGGCGGCCCGAATGGCCCGCACAGCTGGCGCGGCAACAGGCCCCGCTTTATAACTTCCTGCTCAACAAATGGTATTTTGACGAATTGTATCAGGTCATCTTTGTAAGGCCCGCGCTGGCGCTTGGCCGCTTCTTGTGGAAACAGGGCGATACCAAAACGATTGACGGCGGGATCAATGGCATCGCCATGGGGATCATCCCGTTCTTCACCCGGCTCGCGGGGCGGGCGCAATCGGGCTATCTGTTCACCTATGCTTTCGCCATGGTGCTGGGGATCACGGTGCTGCTGACCATTGTCACCCTCAGCGGAGGGTGGAACTGA
- the nuoK gene encoding NADH-quinone oxidoreductase subunit NuoK has product MIGLEHYLTVAAALFIIGIFGLFLNRKNVIILLMSIELMLLAVNINLVAFSSFLGDLVGQVFTLFVLTVAAAEAAIGLAILVCFFRNRGTIDVEDVNVMKG; this is encoded by the coding sequence ATGATCGGACTTGAACATTATCTGACGGTGGCGGCGGCGCTGTTCATCATCGGCATTTTCGGGCTGTTTCTGAACCGCAAGAATGTGATCATCCTGCTGATGAGCATCGAATTGATGCTGCTGGCGGTGAATATCAACCTTGTCGCCTTTTCCAGCTTTCTGGGTGATCTGGTGGGGCAGGTCTTTACGCTTTTCGTGCTGACCGTTGCGGCCGCCGAGGCTGCGATCGGGCTTGCGATCCTTGTGTGTTTCTTCCGCAACCGCGGGACCATCGACGTTGAAGACGTCAACGTGATGAAGGGCTGA
- a CDS encoding NADH-quinone oxidoreductase subunit J, which produces MSVFAFTFYLFAISTVTGGLFTVISRNPVHSVLWLILAFLSSAGLFVTLGAEFVAMLMIIVYVGAVAVLFLFVVMMLDVDFAGLKAEMTKYLPLALLIGVVILMQLAMALGVWGFSEGVEGRIAAPAGDLDNTRALGMLLYDQYFLLFQLSGLILLVAMIGAIVLTLRHRVDIKRQNVLNQMYRDPAKAMELRDVKPGQGL; this is translated from the coding sequence ATGAGTGTGTTCGCCTTCACCTTTTACCTTTTCGCGATCAGCACCGTCACCGGCGGGCTGTTCACCGTGATCAGCCGCAATCCGGTGCATTCGGTGCTGTGGCTGATCCTGGCGTTTCTATCATCGGCGGGGCTGTTCGTGACGCTGGGGGCGGAATTCGTCGCCATGCTGATGATCATCGTCTATGTCGGCGCGGTCGCGGTGCTGTTCCTCTTTGTGGTGATGATGCTGGATGTGGATTTCGCCGGGTTGAAGGCGGAAATGACGAAATACCTGCCCTTGGCGCTGCTGATCGGCGTTGTGATCCTGATGCAGCTGGCGATGGCGCTGGGGGTCTGGGGCTTTTCCGAAGGCGTCGAAGGCCGGATCGCCGCCCCTGCGGGCGATTTGGATAATACCCGCGCCTTGGGGATGCTGCTTTATGACCAGTATTTCCTGCTGTTCCAGCTGTCGGGGCTGATCCTGCTGGTGGCGATGATCGGGGCGATCGTGCTGACCCTGCGCCACCGCGTCGATATCAAGCGCCAGAATGTGCTGAACCAGATGTACCGCGATCCCGCCAAGGCGATGGAATTGCGCGACGTCAAGCCGGGACAGGGGCTGTGA
- a CDS encoding carboxymuconolactone decarboxylase family protein, with product MSDQNPFEAMMKMSQDWAKSMNFDMEAFTPKGFENLWPTMPKDAMEMFFGKGINPDGLDAKTRLLLTLAGLIVLGAQAEAQIRLTVRHLVEAGATKQEIAEAIAQMGMFAGVPAMTKAMELANEVLQKDDDA from the coding sequence ATGAGCGATCAGAACCCTTTTGAAGCGATGATGAAGATGAGCCAGGATTGGGCCAAGTCGATGAATTTCGACATGGAGGCCTTTACCCCCAAAGGCTTTGAAAATCTCTGGCCCACCATGCCCAAGGACGCGATGGAGATGTTCTTTGGCAAAGGTATCAACCCCGATGGATTGGACGCCAAGACGCGGCTGTTGCTGACGCTGGCGGGGCTGATCGTGCTGGGCGCGCAGGCCGAGGCGCAGATCCGCCTGACCGTGCGCCATCTGGTCGAGGCCGGGGCCACCAAACAGGAAATCGCCGAAGCCATCGCGCAGATGGGCATGTTCGCGGGCGTGCCGGCGATGACCAAGGCCATGGAACTGGCCAATGAAGTCTTGCAAAAGGACGATGACGCATGA
- the nuoI gene encoding NADH-quinone oxidoreductase subunit NuoI, whose amino-acid sequence MSKTNMDYTRAAKYFLLQDFWVGFKLGMKYFFAPKATLNYPHEKGPLSPRFRGEHALRRYPNGEERCIACKLCEAVCPAQAITIDAEPRDDGSRRTTRYDIDMTKCIYCGFCQEACPVDAIVEGPNFEFSTETREELYYDKAKLLENGDRWESEIARNLALDAPYR is encoded by the coding sequence ATGTCCAAGACCAATATGGATTACACCCGCGCGGCCAAGTATTTCCTGCTGCAGGATTTCTGGGTCGGCTTCAAGCTGGGGATGAAATACTTTTTCGCGCCCAAGGCGACGCTGAACTATCCGCATGAAAAAGGCCCGCTATCGCCGCGCTTTCGCGGGGAACATGCGCTGCGCCGCTATCCCAATGGTGAAGAACGCTGCATCGCCTGCAAGCTCTGCGAGGCTGTCTGCCCCGCGCAGGCGATCACCATCGACGCTGAACCGCGCGATGACGGATCGCGCCGCACGACGCGCTATGACATCGATATGACCAAATGCATCTATTGCGGTTTCTGCCAAGAGGCCTGCCCCGTGGATGCCATCGTCGAAGGGCCGAATTTCGAATTCAGCACGGAAACCCGTGAAGAATTGTATTACGACAAGGCCAAGCTTTTGGAAAATGGCGACCGCTGGGAATCAGAGATCGCGCGCAACCTCGCCTTGGACGCGCCCTACAGATGA
- the nuoH gene encoding NADH-quinone oxidoreductase subunit NuoH — protein sequence MVEFFTNTNLGIVLLILGQSLLVLIPLLLALAFLMYADRKVWAAVQMRRGPNIVGPFGLLQSFADFLKYIVKEIVVPAGADKFVFFLAPMITFVVAVISWAVIPFNDGWVLADINIAIFYILAISSLGVYGIIMGGWASNSKYPFLGSLRSAAQMISYEVSIGLIIIGVIISTGSMNLTDIVNAQRGNAGLFNWYLIAHFPMLFLFFISALAETNRPPFDLPEAESELVAGYQVEYSSTPFLLFMIGELMAVVLMCALVTLLFLGGWLSPIPGLPDGILWMVGKMMLVFFAFAMVKAITPRYRYDQLMRIGWKVFLPLSLGWVVLVSFLAKYEVLGGFWARWTIGG from the coding sequence ATGGTCGAATTCTTCACCAATACCAACCTTGGGATTGTCCTGCTGATCCTTGGGCAATCGCTGCTGGTGCTGATCCCGCTGCTTTTGGCGCTGGCGTTCCTGATGTATGCCGACCGCAAGGTCTGGGCCGCGGTCCAGATGCGGCGGGGGCCGAATATCGTGGGGCCGTTCGGGTTGCTGCAATCCTTTGCGGATTTCCTGAAATATATCGTCAAGGAAATCGTGGTCCCTGCGGGGGCGGATAAGTTCGTGTTTTTCCTCGCCCCGATGATCACCTTCGTCGTGGCGGTGATTTCCTGGGCGGTGATCCCGTTCAACGATGGCTGGGTGCTGGCCGATATCAATATCGCGATTTTCTATATCCTCGCGATCTCGTCCTTGGGTGTCTACGGCATCATCATGGGTGGTTGGGCGTCCAACTCCAAATATCCGTTCCTTGGGTCGTTGCGGTCTGCGGCACAGATGATTTCCTATGAGGTGTCGATCGGCCTGATCATCATTGGCGTGATCATTTCCACCGGATCAATGAACCTGACCGATATCGTGAATGCGCAGCGCGGCAATGCGGGGCTGTTCAACTGGTATCTGATCGCGCATTTCCCGATGCTGTTTTTGTTCTTCATTTCGGCGCTAGCCGAAACCAACCGCCCGCCGTTCGATTTGCCAGAGGCTGAATCCGAACTGGTGGCAGGTTATCAGGTCGAATATTCATCCACCCCGTTCCTTTTGTTCATGATCGGCGAATTGATGGCCGTGGTGCTGATGTGCGCGCTGGTCACATTGTTGTTCCTTGGCGGCTGGCTGTCACCGATCCCCGGCCTGCCCGATGGCATCCTGTGGATGGTGGGCAAGATGATGCTGGTGTTCTTCGCCTTTGCCATGGTCAAGGCGATCACCCCGCGTTACCGCTATGACCAGTTGATGCGGATCGGTTGGAAAGTGTTCCTGCCCTTGTCGCTGGGCTGGGTGGTGCTGGTGTCGTTTCTGGCGAAATACGAAGTGCTGGGGGGCTTTTGGGCCCGCTGGACGATCGGAGGCTAA